One region of Candidatus Poribacteria bacterium genomic DNA includes:
- a CDS encoding PD40 domain-containing protein: MKYVRAFYVISGILLCANVSSLFAKAPETAKIVFRSTRDGNFEIYSMNPDGSDQKNLTRHRANDSAPVWSPTGRQILFLSDRGGIPDLYLMDADGTNVRQVFKKLIGREFPTWSPDGKAIAYHRFHTFSIYTASIDGTNEEKLADGLWPAWSPHGAEIAFMAGEFVWADNGNLRFPDVSVEIINLQTHAKEKLLPRSISMYRPIWVPDSDQITFSWNGRQENGFLEANKRVHTIDIYVVNRDGSGLRKIIESGADIGVSNPTWSPRGDELIYNIYNHQGRGSRQLFKATLDGGTPEQLTHRGNNFRADWFDPAFALPVSPQPSLLTTTWGKLKTRD, from the coding sequence ATGAAATATGTACGCGCCTTCTACGTAATCAGTGGGATACTACTATGTGCGAACGTTTCTTCACTTTTCGCAAAAGCCCCAGAAACTGCCAAAATCGTATTCAGATCAACGCGTGATGGCAACTTTGAGATTTATAGCATGAACCCGGATGGCTCTGATCAGAAAAACTTAACCCGGCACCGTGCCAATGATTCCGCGCCTGTCTGGTCGCCGACAGGTAGACAGATTCTTTTTCTCTCGGATCGAGGTGGGATACCAGATCTCTACCTTATGGATGCCGATGGAACGAATGTGCGTCAGGTGTTCAAAAAATTAATAGGCAGAGAGTTTCCAACGTGGTCGCCTGACGGAAAAGCGATTGCTTATCACCGATTTCACACATTCTCTATCTACACCGCCTCAATTGACGGAACAAATGAGGAAAAACTTGCGGATGGCTTATGGCCTGCGTGGTCTCCCCACGGTGCTGAGATAGCTTTTATGGCAGGCGAGTTTGTTTGGGCTGACAACGGCAACCTCAGATTTCCGGACGTCAGCGTCGAGATTATCAATCTACAAACGCATGCAAAAGAGAAACTTCTTCCGAGGAGTATTTCGATGTATAGACCTATCTGGGTACCCGATAGTGATCAGATAACCTTTTCTTGGAACGGTAGGCAAGAGAACGGTTTTTTAGAAGCTAACAAGAGAGTGCATACCATAGATATCTACGTTGTGAACCGAGATGGTAGCGGACTCAGGAAGATTATTGAGTCTGGAGCAGACATTGGAGTGTCTAACCCTACTTGGTCACCACGCGGGGATGAACTCATTTACAACATTTACAATCATCAAGGTCGTGGCTCCAGACAGCTCTTTAAAGCCACTTTGGACGGCGGTACCCCAGAGCAGCTCACACACCGGGGTAATAATTTCCGCGCCGATTGGTTCGATCCGGCGTTTGCTTTGCCGGTGTCACCCCAACCGTCCCTTTTGACGACCACGTGGGGGAAACTCAAAACACGAGACTAA
- a CDS encoding PD40 domain-containing protein has translation MMRWTRIEDPLFLIKGGLVYYTMLGIVLFLSGGLLFIANWADAAKSDRISFASNRGGNFDIYVRDINGEHARNLTNHPTDEFGPWAGIGLPVHTWSPDGRFLAYVSGRDGVFKIYVMDTRTREHRRLTHRREKELAPAWSPDGKWITFVSHDNEGDSEIYKMEVKSAHLVQLTDFGGNEHPAWSPDGKQIAFVSLSHNRGGKRDGLYIMNADGERLRRVPNANRGLIGKGCAWSPDGKQITFSVYIPNTRREHLCVIDVDGRNFRQLTRGGPIPILGNKEPAFPLLPRPPLPEIGSPAWSSDGKWIAYVYSETILWQTADIYIIDAAGNGRGQPLVTGARQNLSPAWVPEGFLSVSPSIEKQTTVWGRLKEKTD, from the coding sequence ATGATGAGATGGACAAGGATTGAGGACCCTCTCTTTCTGATAAAAGGCGGGCTTGTATATTATACAATGTTAGGGATTGTCCTTTTTCTAAGTGGTGGTCTGCTGTTCATAGCCAACTGGGCAGACGCTGCTAAAAGCGACCGGATCTCTTTTGCTTCCAATCGTGGAGGAAACTTTGATATCTATGTCAGGGACATCAACGGTGAGCACGCCCGCAACTTGACGAACCACCCAACGGATGAGTTTGGTCCCTGGGCTGGCATAGGATTGCCTGTGCATACCTGGTCTCCAGATGGACGTTTCTTGGCTTATGTCTCCGGGCGAGATGGAGTTTTTAAGATTTATGTCATGGACACACGGACGAGGGAACACCGGCGACTCACACATCGCCGCGAAAAAGAATTGGCTCCTGCGTGGTCTCCGGATGGCAAGTGGATTACCTTTGTCTCCCATGATAACGAAGGTGACAGCGAAATCTACAAAATGGAGGTCAAAAGCGCACATCTGGTCCAATTGACAGACTTTGGAGGAAACGAGCACCCTGCGTGGTCTCCGGATGGCAAACAGATCGCTTTTGTCTCTTTATCCCACAATCGAGGGGGTAAGAGGGACGGTCTCTATATAATGAATGCCGATGGGGAACGGTTGAGACGAGTGCCTAACGCCAACAGAGGTTTGATTGGGAAAGGATGTGCGTGGTCTCCGGATGGCAAACAGATCACTTTTAGTGTCTACATCCCTAACACCCGGCGAGAGCATCTCTGTGTGATTGACGTGGATGGCAGGAACTTTCGCCAACTCACCCGAGGCGGTCCGATACCCATATTAGGGAATAAGGAACCCGCCTTTCCGCTTTTACCTCGACCTCCTCTTCCGGAGATTGGTTCTCCCGCATGGTCCTCCGATGGCAAGTGGATTGCCTACGTTTATTCAGAGACAATACTCTGGCAAACTGCTGACATCTATATTATAGACGCGGCGGGGAACGGGCGCGGTCAACCACTTGTAACGGGTGCACGGCAAAATTTATCTCCTGCGTGGGTGCCGGAGGGGTTTCTCTCTGTATCGCCGAGCATCGAGAAGCAGACAACCGTCTGGGGCAGGCTGAAAGAAAAAACAGATTAA
- a CDS encoding glycosyltransferase produces MAVYGAKRPFDAIVVDAPWLIHRFQEILSSDIDFSFLPDPIDLERFQPYQDKIIGKRCINAIFDTQEVFQKPVVGIILGEVPEVNYRVGEFIAQLCPELFFVVFAPELPDMYLNNLPNNLVFYTETEQLGTDPHLLPMLFNAMDICFFHANLQSSSSLLFQGLACGVPTLIGTSVAIPEFGNACAFIDSKREITDHEYLKHVLEDSKQLLADSSEIDRLSKEGRKLAESFSSDAISEHFINLIHSLTQRQIETEAMSTFNSFPNLFCYNYDNNHGTVRSQALQHPHYSAESIEVGLAKELLNSHSRPQVETLLTEICDDNREKVSHILDTLSGSVL; encoded by the coding sequence TTGGCTGTATACGGAGCGAAGCGTCCCTTTGATGCCATCGTCGTTGATGCCCCTTGGCTCATACATCGTTTTCAAGAAATATTGTCATCTGACATTGATTTTTCTTTTCTCCCTGATCCGATTGATCTCGAAAGGTTTCAGCCATACCAAGACAAGATAATAGGGAAGCGATGTATAAACGCCATTTTTGACACACAAGAGGTCTTCCAAAAACCCGTTGTCGGAATCATCCTTGGAGAAGTGCCCGAAGTCAATTATCGTGTTGGGGAATTCATTGCTCAGTTGTGTCCAGAACTCTTCTTTGTTGTATTCGCACCTGAGTTACCAGATATGTATTTAAATAATCTGCCTAATAACCTTGTTTTTTATACAGAAACTGAACAACTTGGGACGGATCCACACTTGCTCCCGATGCTATTCAACGCTATGGATATCTGCTTCTTCCATGCAAACTTACAAAGCTCCAGTTCGCTACTGTTCCAGGGTTTGGCTTGCGGAGTCCCTACGCTTATAGGGACGAGTGTTGCTATACCTGAGTTTGGGAACGCCTGTGCTTTTATAGATTCAAAAAGAGAGATTACAGACCACGAATACTTGAAACACGTTCTCGAGGACTCAAAGCAGTTATTGGCAGATAGCTCAGAAATAGATCGGCTCTCCAAGGAGGGCCGGAAATTGGCAGAAAGTTTTTCTTCCGATGCCATTTCGGAGCATTTTATTAACCTTATTCACTCATTAACGCAGCGACAGATCGAAACTGAGGCGATGTCCACTTTCAATTCTTTCCCTAATCTGTTCTGCTATAATTATGATAACAATCATGGGACTGTCCGATCTCAAGCACTTCAGCATCCACACTATTCCGCAGAAAGTATTGAGGTTGGACTTGCTAAAGAGCTTCTCAACTCTCACTCACGCCCGCAGGTTGAGACGCTTCTCACTGAAATATGCGATGATAATAGAGAGAAGGTATCTCACATTTTAGACACACTTTCCGGGTCGGTGCTGTAG
- a CDS encoding PD40 domain-containing protein, giving the protein MNRSCLFIFFTLSLMLLYQGLCPVLANAPATAKIVFSSTLDGNAEIYMMNPDGSQRVRLTNHPARDSAPVWSPTGEQIVFNSDRDGKWDIYIMDADGTNVRRVFKTLAHREHPAWSPDGKWIAYTLHAEWAIYIAKTDGRDAKRIASTGFLGGDPAWSPDGTQIAFCLAQAINPGSYQLRLVNLKTGDQETIHPEPWLRMTQPAWSPNSDQIAFAHIPVLRQDVPKGTIYTLNRFGGELRRIVSEKGGRASHPTWSPDGEELLYQQKIGNHTQLFKINLGTSQIQKLTRRGSNFHADWFDPQVLPVQPAKKTITTIWAEVKKE; this is encoded by the coding sequence ATGAACCGCTCGTGTTTGTTTATTTTTTTTACACTCAGTCTGATGCTGTTGTACCAAGGGCTGTGTCCTGTTTTGGCAAATGCTCCAGCAACTGCTAAAATCGTGTTTAGCTCCACTCTTGACGGCAACGCGGAAATTTATATGATGAACCCAGATGGGAGTCAACGGGTGAGATTAACCAATCACCCAGCGCGCGATTCGGCACCCGTTTGGTCACCAACAGGCGAACAGATTGTTTTTAACTCCGATCGCGATGGGAAATGGGACATCTACATTATGGATGCGGACGGGACAAATGTGAGGAGGGTGTTTAAGACGCTTGCACATAGAGAACATCCAGCATGGTCTCCCGATGGAAAATGGATTGCTTACACGCTGCATGCTGAATGGGCTATCTATATTGCGAAGACTGATGGGCGCGATGCCAAGAGAATCGCTTCGACGGGTTTTCTTGGAGGGGATCCAGCATGGTCTCCCGACGGAACGCAGATCGCGTTCTGTTTGGCACAAGCTATAAATCCAGGAAGTTACCAACTTCGACTTGTCAACCTAAAGACCGGTGATCAAGAAACGATCCATCCGGAGCCTTGGCTGCGAATGACCCAACCGGCTTGGTCTCCGAATAGCGACCAAATCGCCTTTGCCCACATTCCAGTATTGAGACAGGATGTCCCTAAAGGGACAATCTACACGCTGAATCGTTTTGGTGGCGAACTCAGACGAATTGTTTCTGAGAAGGGTGGGAGGGCATCCCATCCTACATGGTCTCCAGATGGAGAGGAACTTCTTTATCAACAGAAAATCGGAAATCATACGCAGCTCTTTAAAATCAATTTGGGTACGAGTCAAATCCAAAAACTCACCCGCCGTGGTAGCAATTTCCACGCCGATTGGTTTGATCCACAGGTGTTGCCCGTTCAGCCAGCGAAAAAGACAATCACAACAATTTGGGCTGAAGTGAAGAAGGAGTAA
- a CDS encoding M81 family metallopeptidase: MRIAVGCIGHETNTFSPVLTTIESFKKGSYHRGEEIIAAFRGTRTITGGFLDVAEQLNLQPVPLLWAFATPSGMVEQTAYQTLKAEFLTLLQNAGEFDGVLLDLHGAMVTEEHEDAEGDLIQAVREIVGETWIVTTLDLHANITDKMAHYSDVIIGFDTYPHIDCYERGFEAGQLLFGMNQGKIQPTMAYRQLPLLTAPPAQCTMKNPMIEVIQALHHLETERGVVTATLSMGFPFADITDAGVSVLVTTNGDMALAETHADQFASNIWNMREQFTFNLHTVEAAIEIANETDGNPIVLADGADNPGGGGPCDGTTILRKFIEADVQDAIIAVIADPESVAQAVEAGVGNSVRLNVGGKTDTQHGAPVALTASVKTLSDGRFILKGPMGRGTAANMGRTAVVQVNGIKIILTERRIQPYDAQVLRSVGIEPQARKLIALKSAVHFRADYTPIAHQILDVDTPGVHSPNLFSYDYQKLRHPIYPLDPTVTYGKTDAT; the protein is encoded by the coding sequence ATGCGAATTGCAGTCGGTTGTATCGGACACGAAACTAACACATTTTCACCCGTTTTGACAACCATTGAGAGTTTCAAAAAGGGGAGTTACCACCGCGGTGAAGAGATTATCGCCGCGTTTCGAGGCACTCGAACCATTACCGGCGGTTTCCTTGATGTCGCCGAACAACTCAATTTACAACCTGTCCCGCTCCTGTGGGCGTTTGCGACACCTTCCGGCATGGTAGAGCAAACCGCTTATCAGACCCTTAAAGCGGAGTTCCTGACGCTCTTACAGAACGCTGGAGAATTTGATGGGGTCCTCCTCGACTTACACGGCGCAATGGTAACAGAGGAGCATGAAGATGCCGAAGGCGACTTGATTCAGGCAGTTCGTGAGATCGTAGGTGAAACGTGGATCGTCACAACACTCGACTTACACGCCAATATCACCGATAAAATGGCACATTACTCCGATGTTATCATCGGGTTTGATACCTATCCGCACATAGACTGCTACGAACGCGGGTTTGAAGCAGGGCAACTTCTCTTCGGTATGAACCAAGGGAAGATTCAACCGACGATGGCATACCGTCAACTCCCTTTACTGACCGCGCCGCCTGCGCAGTGCACAATGAAAAATCCAATGATAGAAGTTATCCAAGCACTGCATCACCTTGAAACCGAGCGCGGTGTTGTAACGGCAACCCTCTCTATGGGCTTCCCATTTGCGGATATAACGGATGCTGGCGTTTCAGTCCTCGTCACCACCAACGGGGATATGGCACTCGCAGAGACCCACGCTGACCAATTCGCCTCCAATATTTGGAACATGCGCGAGCAGTTTACTTTTAACTTACACACCGTCGAAGCTGCAATCGAAATCGCCAACGAAACAGATGGCAACCCGATTGTACTCGCCGATGGCGCGGACAACCCTGGCGGTGGCGGTCCCTGTGACGGCACAACGATTTTACGAAAGTTTATTGAGGCAGATGTTCAAGACGCAATCATCGCGGTCATCGCAGATCCCGAATCAGTTGCCCAAGCAGTTGAAGCAGGTGTCGGAAACAGTGTTCGGTTGAATGTCGGTGGCAAAACGGACACACAACACGGAGCACCCGTCGCGCTAACAGCATCCGTCAAAACCCTCTCTGACGGCAGATTTATCTTGAAGGGTCCAATGGGGCGCGGCACCGCTGCGAACATGGGCAGAACAGCCGTCGTCCAAGTCAATGGCATTAAGATTATCCTCACAGAAAGACGGATTCAACCTTACGATGCGCAAGTACTTCGGAGTGTTGGGATTGAACCGCAGGCGCGCAAACTCATCGCCCTCAAATCCGCTGTCCATTTTCGCGCAGACTATACACCCATTGCGCACCAGATTTTGGACGTGGATACCCCCGGCGTTCACAGTCCGAACCTTTTCAGTTATGACTATCAGAAGTTAAGGCATCCGATTTACCCGCTCGATCCAACCGTTACTTACGGTAAAACCGACGCAACCTAA
- a CDS encoding aldo/keto reductase: protein MEYTYLGRIGLRVSRFCLGTVNFGGHTSAEDSLPVLSRALQSGINFFDTANIYNDGLTETIVGNWLTEDKSRRDQIVLATKLYGSTGEGPNDGRLSAYHIRRACEDSLRRLRTDHIDLYQMHHIDRRTPWDEIWQAMEQLVREGKISYVGSSNFAGWHIAHAQGIATQRNFLGLVSEQSVYNLRSRKIELEVLPCCRELGLAVIPYSPMGGGLLCGVLDNPTTGRRGRESHRETIATHRAQFEAYEALCASMGEPPANVALAWVLSNPDITAPIIGPRTIEQLEANLSVLELKLDDETLAKLDEIWTGPGGEAPEAYAW, encoded by the coding sequence ATGGAATATACCTATCTCGGTCGGATTGGGCTACGGGTAAGTCGTTTCTGTCTCGGAACTGTCAATTTTGGGGGGCATACATCCGCAGAAGATTCGTTGCCGGTCCTCAGCCGGGCATTGCAATCCGGAATTAACTTTTTCGATACCGCTAACATTTATAACGATGGTTTAACAGAGACGATTGTTGGAAATTGGTTGACAGAGGATAAAAGTCGACGCGATCAGATTGTCTTGGCGACCAAATTGTACGGTTCAACGGGTGAGGGACCCAATGACGGTCGACTATCGGCGTACCATATCCGTCGCGCATGCGAAGACAGTCTACGTCGCCTACGAACTGACCATATAGATTTATATCAGATGCACCATATTGATCGTCGGACACCGTGGGATGAGATTTGGCAAGCGATGGAGCAATTGGTGCGTGAAGGCAAAATTTCGTACGTCGGCAGTAGCAACTTCGCAGGGTGGCACATTGCCCACGCGCAGGGTATCGCTACGCAACGCAATTTCCTTGGACTCGTCTCAGAGCAGAGCGTCTATAATCTCCGCAGCCGGAAAATTGAACTTGAAGTGTTACCGTGTTGCCGCGAACTCGGTTTGGCGGTGATCCCTTATAGTCCGATGGGAGGTGGGCTGCTCTGCGGTGTGCTGGATAACCCGACCACCGGTCGACGGGGAAGGGAATCGCACAGAGAAACGATTGCGACGCATCGAGCACAGTTTGAAGCCTACGAAGCACTTTGCGCCTCAATGGGAGAACCTCCCGCGAACGTTGCTCTGGCATGGGTGCTCAGCAATCCAGACATTACAGCACCGATTATTGGTCCGCGGACGATCGAACAACTTGAGGCGAACTTATCGGTCTTGGAATTGAAACTGGACGATGAAACTCTCGCGAAACTTGATGAGATTTGGACGGGTCCTGGTGGTGAAGCACCAGAGGCGTATGCATGGTAG
- a CDS encoding phytanoyl-CoA dioxygenase family protein has product MAYENELFQERVVRVERPSAHWTLLRAPNGEFLGASGDGLAVFDYVDDKAIWESVEGGTAYRHVVTDLVLEAKAAGSEKGCYLQHNGARLASDGTAAVDEGTVFSLGHGPAHLPSEYLKSLQENGWVCLPSIIAPDVVEELARISCTGRWDHETYDRSTGSLVKGVAVAQAATEPVSLWVMRQYMRTSEIRLGHPPGFAILTPDDGERDVQGWHSDFPYHWGIFATRGTGPEIPLHNFPELVMGVQRNLCVSEFRKENGATCFKLGSHTLGEGPPDEWGPGHIYRQPGYRAAHGLPYNGPDADVVEAPGGSYILYDSRIWHRAGVNRTARKRAAMLQAIIPMYIMPKTDTSRAYRNFIASPLVEELTPLELKELKALMITRIEGSGGKHVVTTDSALSEIVG; this is encoded by the coding sequence ATGGCATACGAGAATGAGCTTTTTCAAGAACGCGTCGTTCGTGTGGAGCGTCCGTCAGCACATTGGACGTTGTTGCGCGCCCCGAACGGTGAGTTTCTTGGCGCGTCTGGCGATGGACTTGCAGTTTTTGATTATGTAGATGATAAAGCGATATGGGAGTCGGTTGAAGGTGGCACTGCGTATCGTCATGTGGTCACCGATCTTGTCCTTGAAGCGAAGGCTGCGGGTTCAGAGAAAGGTTGTTATCTTCAGCATAACGGTGCTCGACTTGCCAGTGACGGCACTGCAGCAGTTGATGAAGGAACGGTCTTTTCTCTTGGACATGGACCTGCGCATCTGCCATCGGAGTATCTAAAATCGCTCCAAGAGAACGGTTGGGTATGTCTTCCGTCCATCATAGCACCCGATGTTGTTGAAGAATTGGCGCGGATTAGTTGTACGGGGCGGTGGGATCACGAAACCTATGACCGAAGCACAGGCTCACTGGTGAAGGGTGTTGCCGTGGCACAAGCAGCAACAGAACCAGTGTCCTTGTGGGTGATGCGCCAATATATGCGAACGAGCGAAATTCGACTGGGGCATCCACCCGGTTTCGCGATACTCACGCCGGACGATGGCGAGCGGGATGTGCAAGGTTGGCATTCCGATTTCCCTTACCATTGGGGGATTTTCGCTACGCGTGGCACTGGTCCAGAGATACCACTCCATAATTTCCCGGAATTGGTTATGGGTGTTCAGCGCAATTTGTGTGTTTCCGAATTCCGCAAGGAGAACGGTGCAACCTGTTTCAAACTTGGATCGCATACGCTCGGTGAAGGTCCACCGGACGAATGGGGACCCGGACACATCTATCGACAACCTGGCTATCGAGCTGCCCACGGGTTGCCCTACAACGGACCAGATGCGGATGTCGTCGAGGCACCGGGTGGGAGTTATATCCTCTACGACTCCAGAATTTGGCATCGCGCCGGGGTGAACCGGACAGCGCGTAAACGCGCCGCAATGTTGCAAGCCATCATCCCGATGTACATCATGCCCAAAACGGACACCAGTCGTGCCTATCGGAACTTCATTGCGAGTCCTCTCGTTGAGGAACTGACACCGTTAGAGCTGAAAGAACTCAAAGCCTTGATGATAACCAGAATTGAGGGTTCAGGTGGAAAACATGTCGTCACAACTGATTCGGCACTGAGTGAAATAGTAGGATAG
- a CDS encoding MoxR family ATPase produces the protein MATSTNNGMHADDVAAIDELRDVYDQLKVSLARIIIGQEQVIEHLSICLFSQGHALLMGVPGLAKTLLVSRFAETMALQFSRIQFTPDLMPMDITGTDILQEIPGGRREFEFVKGPLFANLILADEINRAPSKTQAAMLEAMQEYKITVIGRTYSLDPPFFVLATQNPIEQEGTYPLPEAQLDRFMFRIEVDYPGRFEEIEIARTTTGASLPTLEHVLTGERVRAFQDLVRRVPVAEHIYEFAVDLARSTRPKGDAAPDWLKPLVAWGAGPRAVQYLILGAKARAALSGSYMARLEDVVAVANPVLAHRVITSFAAESENITSKDIVNRLLEELSEGN, from the coding sequence ATGGCGACCTCAACAAATAACGGAATGCATGCCGATGACGTTGCTGCAATTGATGAACTCCGAGACGTCTACGACCAGTTAAAGGTATCACTGGCGAGGATCATCATTGGTCAGGAGCAGGTCATCGAACACTTGTCGATATGTCTGTTTTCTCAAGGTCACGCGCTGTTGATGGGGGTTCCCGGCTTGGCGAAAACATTGCTGGTCAGTCGGTTTGCTGAAACGATGGCGTTGCAGTTTAGTCGTATCCAATTCACGCCTGATCTCATGCCGATGGACATCACCGGCACAGACATTCTTCAGGAAATCCCCGGCGGCAGACGGGAGTTCGAGTTCGTAAAGGGTCCCCTCTTTGCAAATCTTATTTTAGCGGATGAGATTAATCGCGCCCCTTCAAAGACCCAAGCCGCTATGCTTGAGGCGATGCAGGAATACAAAATCACTGTCATCGGCAGAACCTACTCTCTGGATCCTCCTTTCTTTGTCTTAGCGACACAAAACCCAATCGAGCAGGAAGGCACATATCCGTTACCGGAAGCACAATTAGACCGGTTCATGTTCAGAATCGAGGTGGACTATCCGGGACGGTTTGAAGAGATTGAGATTGCCCGGACGACGACTGGCGCGTCTCTCCCGACACTGGAGCACGTTCTGACGGGTGAGCGAGTGCGTGCGTTTCAAGACCTTGTGCGTCGCGTCCCGGTCGCTGAGCACATCTACGAATTCGCTGTGGATCTCGCCCGGAGCACACGTCCAAAAGGCGATGCAGCTCCTGACTGGTTGAAGCCCCTCGTTGCTTGGGGTGCCGGTCCGCGGGCGGTTCAGTATCTAATTCTCGGTGCGAAAGCCCGTGCAGCACTCAGTGGCAGCTACATGGCACGACTTGAAGATGTTGTTGCGGTGGCGAATCCAGTGCTGGCGCATCGTGTTATTACCTCCTTTGCTGCGGAGTCTGAGAATATCACCAGTAAAGACATCGTCAATCGACTCCTTGAGGAGTTGTCTGAAGGAAATTAA
- a CDS encoding DUF58 domain-containing protein — protein sequence MLQLKRDYLDQKVLERLSTLQLHARLPMIGSVSGKHRSPIRGSSLEFAEYRKYVPGDDPRRLDWRAYARNDRYYIKEFEADTNLRMCLIVDTSGSMNFTYNGMSKLDYARRIAGTLAYIAAQQGDAVGLYCAGTGFHKEIPPKRSAKHLSAVLDELGTMEATGETGLANVLHETAERVPQRALIVVLSDLFIEPEVVRNCLEHLRFRKHDIAVFHLLEQSELELEFDRPMRFVDMEGGEPILADPTVIGAQYQRALEMYLESMNTVVQDTEVDYHRIRINENYDDVLARFLLGRTPKRHS from the coding sequence ATGCTGCAACTCAAACGGGATTACCTCGATCAGAAGGTTCTGGAACGGCTTTCAACGCTTCAACTGCATGCTCGGTTGCCTATGATCGGAAGCGTATCAGGCAAACATCGGAGTCCGATTCGCGGTTCGAGCCTTGAGTTTGCAGAATACCGTAAGTACGTACCGGGCGATGACCCTCGAAGACTTGATTGGCGGGCTTATGCGCGAAATGATCGCTACTACATCAAAGAGTTTGAGGCTGACACCAATTTACGGATGTGTTTAATCGTTGATACCAGCGGTTCCATGAACTTCACATACAACGGCATGAGTAAATTGGATTATGCCCGTCGTATCGCTGGGACTTTAGCCTATATTGCGGCACAGCAAGGTGATGCTGTTGGACTCTATTGTGCTGGCACGGGGTTCCACAAAGAGATCCCGCCGAAACGGAGTGCAAAGCATCTTAGCGCGGTCCTTGATGAATTGGGTACGATGGAGGCAACTGGTGAGACGGGATTAGCGAACGTTCTCCATGAAACCGCTGAACGCGTCCCGCAAAGGGCACTCATTGTCGTTCTTTCCGATCTGTTTATCGAACCAGAAGTTGTGCGAAACTGTCTTGAGCACCTACGATTCCGTAAGCACGACATCGCCGTGTTTCATCTGTTGGAGCAGAGCGAGTTGGAATTGGAATTCGATCGCCCAATGCGTTTCGTTGACATGGAGGGAGGCGAACCTATATTGGCGGATCCGACTGTCATTGGGGCTCAATACCAGCGTGCACTCGAAATGTATCTCGAAAGTATGAACACAGTCGTTCAGGATACTGAAGTCGATTACCACCGTATCCGCATCAATGAGAACTACGACGATGTGTTAGCGCGATTCCTATTGGGACGGACACCGAAGCGGCATTCTTAA